The proteins below come from a single Periophthalmus magnuspinnatus isolate fPerMag1 chromosome 7, fPerMag1.2.pri, whole genome shotgun sequence genomic window:
- the uckl1a gene encoding uridine-cytidine kinase-like 1a codes for METEYGRNLSCRSDSGSGDDSLDRLLPPAGAARRRSATSMSKTEPPLLRTGTRTIYTAGRPPWYDEHGTQPTQAFVIGLSGGSASGKTTVANKIIEALDVPWVVLLSMDSFYKVLSPEEQVLAASNDYNFDHPAAFDFELLVATLRKLKQGKSVKIPVYDFTTHSRHKDWKNVYGASVIIFEGIMSFADKQLLQLLDMKIFVDTDSDIRLVRRLRRDITERGRDIEGVIKQYNKFVKPAFDQYIEPAMRLADIVVPRGGCNMVAIDLIVQHVHSQLEKRELNVRALLASVQQTHPLPQTLCVLESTPQVKGLHTIIRNKETSRDEFIFYSKRLMRLLIERALTFLPSQACVVQTPQGQQYDGRRFNGKGITGVSILRAGETMEPALRAVCKDVRIGKILIQTNMDSGEPELHYLRLPKDISEDHVILMDSTVSTGAAAMMAVRVLLDHEVQEDRIVLVSLLMAELGVHSVAYAFPKVKIITSAVDKSLDDSLHVIPGIGDFGDRYFGTDGSDDWSDEEEQEPSC; via the exons TGGGAGCGGGGACGACTCTCTGGACcgtctgctgccccctgctggagccGCTCGCAGGAGGAGCGCGACCTCCATGAGTAAAACGGAGCCTCCTCTGCTCCGCACCGGGACCCGCACCATCTACACGGCGGGACGGCCGCCGTGGTACGACGAGCACGGCACCCAGCCCACGCAGGCCTTTGTCATCG GCCTTTCCGGGGGCAGCGCCTCAGGGAAAACCACTGTGGCCAATAAGATCATCGAGGCTCTGGACGTGCCTTGGGTCGTGCTGCTGTCCATGGACTCGTTCTACAaa GTTTTGTCGCCGGAGGAGCAGGTTCTGGCAGCGAGTAACGACTACAACTTCGACCATCCCGCGGCCTTCGACTTCGAGCTCCTGGTGGCGACGCTGCGGAAACTAAAACAGGGTAAAAGTGTGAAGATCCCAGTGTACGACTTTACGACGCACAGCAGACACAAAGACTGG AAAAACGTGTACGGCGCCAGCGTGATCATATTTGAGGGAATCATGTCCTTCGCCGACAAACAGCTCCTTCAG CTCCTGGACATGAAAATCTTCGTGGACACGGACTCGGACATACGATTGGTCCGGAGGCTACGCAGGGACATCACGGAGAGGGGGCGGGACATCGAGGGCGTCATCAAACAGTACAACAAGTTCGTGAAACCGGCGTTTGACCAGTACATCGAGCCGGCCATGAGGCTGGCGGACATCGTGGTGCCGAGAG GCGGCTGTAACATGGTGGCCATAGACCTGATCGTGCAGCACGTCCACAGTCAGCTGGAGAAG CGTGAGCTCAACGTCAG GGCGCTCTTGGCCTCAGTGCAGCAGACTCATCCTCTACCTCAGACCCTGTGTGTGCTGGAGAGTACCCCGCAGGTCAAAGGCTTACACACCATCATCAG AAACAAAGAAACGAGTCGAGACGAGTTCATTTTCTACTCAAAGAGGCTGATGCGGCTGCTCATCGAACGCGCTCTGACGTTCCTGCCCTCTCAG GCGTGTGTGGTCCAGACTCCTCAGGGGCAGCAGTACGACGGGCGACGCTTTAACGGGAAGGGG ATCACTGGAGTGTCGATCCTTCGAGCCGGAGAGACGATGGAGCCGGCGCTCAGGGCCGTGTGCAAAGACGTTCGCATCGGAAAGATCCTCATCCAAACCAACATGGACTCAGGAGAACCAGAG ctgcATTACCTGCGTCTGCCCAAAGACATCAGTGAAGATCATGTGATTCTCATGGACAGCACCGTCTCCACCGGCGCCGCGGCCATGATGGCGGTGCGGGTCCTGCTG GACCACGAGGTGCAGGAGGATCGCATCGTGTTGGTGTCTCTGCTGATGGCGGAGCTGGGGGTCCATTCTGTAGCCTATGCATTtccaaaagttaaaatcatcACGTCGGCCGTGGACAAGAGCCTGGACGACTCTTTACATGTGATTCCTGGTATAG GAGACTTTGGAGACAGATACTTTGGGACGGACGGATCGGACGActggagtgatgaagaggagcaggagccgAGCTGTTAA